The Thermus oshimai DSM 12092 DNA segment CCGGTGGTGGTCACGATGGACACCACCTGGAAGAAGGCGTGGCGAAGGCTTGGCTCCAGGCCATAAAGGTGATGGGTGTAGAGGTACAGAGCGAGGAAAAGGGCGCTTACGAGGACGAGAACGGCGTAGGCCCTAAACTCCGCGTCCTTCAGGATGGGCCGCACCTCCCGGCCAAAGAGGAGGCGGTACTGGAGGAGGAAGTTCACCCCCGCCAGGAACATGAAGAGGGTCCCCAGCCACTGGGCCAGGGGGGTGTACTGGGCGAAGCTCTGGGGGTTGGGGCTAAAGCCCCCCGCGGGGAGGGTGGTGAGGGCGTTGGCCAGGGCCTCAAACCAGGGCATGCCCGCAAACCCGTAGGCCAGGAAGGCCAGCAGGGTAAGGAGGACGTAGACCCGGAGCACCGCCTGGGCGGTGTGGCGGAGCCTGGGGGTGAGGCGGTCCTTCTCCACCCCGGTGCTCTCCGCAAAGAAGGCTTGGCGGCCCGCCACCCGGAGCTGGGGCAGCACGGCCACGAAGAGCACCACGATCCCGATCCCCCCCATCCACTGGGCCAGGGCGCGGTAGAGGAAGAGGCTTTTCCCCCAGGTGGAAAACTCCTCGGTGAGGACCGTGGCCCCGGTGGTGGTGAAGCCCGAGACCGCCTCAAAGAGGGCATCCAGATAGGAAAGCCCCCCGGAAAGGGCGAAGGGCAGGGCCCCGAGAAGGGGCACGAAGAGCCAGAGAAGGCCCACGGAAAGGAGGACCTCCGCCCGGTTGGGCTGGGCCTGGGGGTGGCCGAAAAGGGCGAAGCCCCGGCCCAGGAGGAAGCCCAAGAGGGCGGCCCAAAAAAAGCCCGAGGCCTCCTCCTGAAGGGCCAAGGCCAGGAAGCCGAAGAGGAGGAAGAGGAGGCCGAAGCCCTGGGCGGTCACCCCCAGGAGGTACAGGGCGGCCCGAAACCCTCCCCTAGGCGACGAGACGGGCCACGACTTCATCCGCCACCTCCCGGGCGGCCACCAGGTAGACCCGGTCCCCGGGGAGGGCCTCGAGGTCCGGCCGGTAGAGCATCACCCGGTGGTCCCGCTCCAGGCCCACGGGCATGGCGTTGGGGCGGGCCAGGGCCTCGAGGGCCTTTGGGGCAAAGTCCTCGGGGAGCTCCACCTCCAACAGCTCAATGCTCTCCTCCATGGTGGACACGTGCTCCACCTCCTCCGGCCCCATCCAGTCCAGCACCGCCCGCACCGCCGCCTGGCGGGGGGTGAGGGGGAGGTCTATGCCCACCTGCTCAAAGAGCCAGCGGGTCTCCGAGCGGGAAACCCGGGTGATGACCTTCCGCACCCCAAGCTGCTTGGCAAGGAGCGAGGCCAGGAGGTTCTTCTCGTCGTTGTCCGTGACCGCCACCACCGCGTCCGCCTCGGCCATCTGCTCCGCCTGGAGAAGCTCCAGGTCCGTCCCGTCCCCCTGGATGACCAGGGCCCCCGGAAGCTCCTCCGCCAGCCACTCGCACCGCTCCCGGCTGGGCTCTATCACCACCGTCTCCACCCGGCGGCTCGTGAGCTCCCGGGCCACCATGTAGCCCACGTTCCCCCCGCCGATGACCATCACCCGGCGCACCCCCCGGCCGGTGGAGAAGTAGGCCTCCAGCTCGGGAAAGGCCGCGGGGGTGGCCACGAAGAGGATCTTGTCCCCAGGCTCCAGGATGAGCTCGGAATAGGCGGGGTGGACCGGGCTTAAGAAGGCCTGCCCCCGCACCACCCCCGCCACCAAAACCCCCTCCGGCCACTCCAGACCGGAGAGGAGGCGGTGGGCGTAAGGCCCCCCGGGCTTCACCCGGTACTCCACAAAGCGAAGCCGCCCCCCCGCCAAAAGCTCCACGTCCACCGCCTCGGGCACCAGGATGACCTCCACGATCTCCCGGGCCAGGGCCCTTTGGGGCCAGAGGACCTTGTCTATGCGGGTGCCCAGGATCTCCGCGGTCCTGGGGTCGGCCAGGACGTCCACGTACCCCCCCTTGCCCACGAAGCACAAGGCGGCCTTGGCCCCAAGCCCCTTGGCCAGAAGGGAGGCCAGGAGGTTCACCTCGTCGGAGTCCGTGGAGGCGATGAAGAGGTCGGCCCGCTCCACCCCCGCCTCCCTTAGGGTGTCGGGGTCCGTGGCCCCGCCCACCACCACCTTCACGTCCAGGTGGGCCAGGCGGTCCCGGGCCTGGGGGTTGCGGTCGATGACCACCACCTCGTGGGCCTTCTCCAGGGTGCGGGCCAGCTCCCCCCCCACCTCCCCACCCCCCGCGATGACGATGTACATACCGCCCCTATCCTAAACCTGGACCCCGTGGAGGTCGTGGACCTCCGCCCGGGTGATACGCACGGGGATCCTCTCCCCCACCCGCACGGTGCCGTCCGTCTCCACGTAGACCACCCCGTCTATGCCGGGGGCATCCCGGTAGGTGCGGCCCACGGCCAGGCCGGGCTCGGGGAGCTCGTCCACCAGGACCTCCAGAACGCTCCCCACCAGGGCCCGGTTCTTCTCCAGGCTGATCCTCTCTTGGAGCGCCATGAGCCGGGCGCGGCGCTCCTCCTTCACCTCCTCGGGCACGGGGCCGGGAAGGGCGTTGGCCTCCGCCCCTTCCACCTCGGAGTAGGTGAAGACCCCCACCCGGTCCAGCCGGGCCTCCTTGAGGAAGTCCAGGAGGATCTGGAAGTCCTCCTCCGTCTCCCCGGGAAAGCCCACGATGAAGCTGGAGCGCACCGCCAGGTGGGGCACCACCCGGCGCCACTCCTCCAGGGTCTTGAGGTGGCTTTCCGCCCCCCCGGGGCGGCGCATGAGACGGAGGATCCGGGGCGAGGCGTGCTGGAGGGGCACGTCCAGGTAGGGCAGGACCTTGCCCTCGGCCATGAGGGGGAGGATCTCCCGCACGTGGGGGTAGGGGTAGACGTAGTGGAGCCTTATCCAGGCCCCAAGCTCCCCCATGGCGGAAAGGAGGTCGGTGAGGTGGGCCCTTACCAGCCGGTCTCCCCAGAAGCTTGGCCGGTGGCCCAGGTCCGCGCCGTAGGCGGAGAGGTCCTGGGCGATGAGGAGGAGCTCCTTGGTGCCCGTGGCCACCAGGCGGGCGGCCTCGGAGAGGACCTCCGCCGCGTCGCGGGAGCGGAGCCCCCCCCGGAGCTTAGGGATGATGCAGAAGCTGCAGCGGTGGTTGCACCCCTCGCTGATCTTCACGTAGGCGTAGTGGCGGGGGGTGAGCTTCACCTGGGGGGGGATGAGGTCCAACAAGGGGTCGCGCTTGGGGGGCAGGACCCGCTGCACCGCCTCCAGGACCCTCTCCACCTCCCCCGGGCCCGTGACCTCTAAAACCTCCGGGTGCTTGGCCCGGATGACCTCGGGGCGGGCCCCCAGGCAGCCCGTGACCACCACCTTGCCGTTTTCCTTCAGGGCCTCCCCGATGGCCTCGAGGCTCTCCTCAATGGCCGGGGTGATGAAGCCGCAGGTGTTCACCACCACGAGCTCCGCCTCCTCGTAGGTGGGGCTCGTCTCGTAGCCTAAGGCCTTGAGGCGGGAAAGGATCTGTTCGGAGTCCACCAGGGCCTTGGGGCAGCCCAGGCTCACGAAGCCGATTTTCGCCATAGATCTCCCACGGGCCGAAGCCCTAACCATGGAGTATACCCTACCGCGAGGGGGCCTCAAAGCGGCGGGTTACGGGCCTGCCCGCCTCCCCCATGGGCCCAAGGTCCCTTCCCCCAAGGAAGACCCGCACCGCGGCCGGGTTCCCGGCCCGCACCTCCACCGGCAGGGGGAAGGAAAGCTCCGCCCCCACCTCGGGGATGCCCTCGTAGAGCCGCCTCTCCCCTTGGGTCACGCGAAGCCAGCTCCGCCCCTCCAGCCGGAGGACCAAGCCCCCCTCCCCTGGGGGAGGGGAGGCCGCCTCTTCCCCCTCGGCCCTCGGGGCGGGCAGGGGCTTAAGGGTGAAGCGGAGGGCGAGGTCCCGCTCCAGAGCCAGGGTCTCCTCCAGGGGCTCGTACCCGGGAAGCTCCAGGCGCAGGACCCGCCTCCCCCCTTCCAGGGGCGGGGTGGCGAGGGGGGTCTGGCCCAGGTAAAACCCGTCCAGGTAAGCCCGGGCCCCGGGGGGCTCCGTTTCCAGGCGCAGGACGTGGCGCCTGGGGGTGGGGGGTGGGGCCTCGGGCACCTCCACCACCGGGGCCGGCTTGGGGCGGAGGAGGAAAGCGCCCCCCAGGGCGAGAAGCCCGAGGAGGAGGAAGGGCCAAAGGGGGAAGCCTCGCCTGGGGGAAGGGGCCGGGGGAGGTTCTTGGGGCTTTGCCGGGTAGAGGGCCAGGAGGGGCTCGGGGTCCAGGCCCAAAAAGAGGGCGTAGCGGCGGAGGTAGCCCTTGGCCAGGGGGGGCTCGGGGAGCTCCTCGAAGCGGCAGGCCTCGAGGGCCTCCAGAACCTTGACCTTAAGGGAGAGGGCTTGGGCCGCCTCCTTCAGGGAAAGCCCCTTGGCCTCCCGCGCCTCCTTAAGCCTCACCCCTAGCTCGCACACACGCCTATTCTAGCCCCGAAAGGGCCAGGCTCACCCGGGCGGCCAGGCGGGCGTTCTCCAAGAGAAGCCTCCGGTTCACCCGATCCGTCTCGCCCCCCGAAAGCTCGGAAAGCCGCCTTAGGAGGTAGGGGGTGAGGGCCTTGCCCCTAATCCCTTCCCGGGCCGCCATGCGGTTCGCCTCCTCCACCCACCCCGCCACCTCCCCGTACGGGAGCCCTTGGGAGACGGGGTTCAGGAGGAGGACCGCCCCCAGGCCCAGGGCCCGGGCCTTTTGGAGGAGGAGGGCCGCCTCCAGGGGGGTTTCCACCCGGGCCGGGAGGGGGTAGGGGGAGTCGGGGCTGTAGAAGGCGGGGAGGCGGTCCGTGCGGTAGCCCACCACGCTGACCCCCAGGGTCTCCAGGCGCTCCAGGGTGGCCTCGAGGTCCAGGATGGCCTTGGGCCCCGAGGCCACCACCAGGATGGGGGTGCGGGCGAGGGCCACGAGGTCGGCGCTCTCGTCAAAGGGCTCGGGGTGCACCCCCCCGATCCCCCCGGTGGCGAAGACGGGGATCCCGTGGCGGTGGGCCAGGTGGACCGTGGCCGCCACCGTGGTCCCGGCGCTCTTGCCCTGGAGGGCCAAGGCCGCCAGGTTCCACAGGCTCGCCTTCTCCGCCCCGCCTTGGGCCAGGCGGGCCATCTCCTCTTCCTCGAGGCCCACCCGCACCGCCCCCTCCACCAGGGCGATGGTCCGGGGGATGGCCCCTTCCGCCCGCACCGCCTCTTCCAGGGCCAGGGCGGTTTCCAGGTTCAGGGGGTAGGGCAGGCCGTGGGTGAGGAGGGCCGACTCCAGGGCCACCAGGGCTTCAGGCATGGGGCCAGTATACCTAGACCTCGGGCCAGACCAAGACCTCCTCCCCCACCCTAAGCCCGTGAAAAAGGAGGTGCTCCGGGGGAAGGAAAAGCTCCACCCCGAGGCCAGGCCGGGGGTGGACCTCCAGGGGGAAAAGCCTCTCCCCCGCCTTCACCCACACCCGGCGGAAGGGGCCAAAGTGGGCCTTCCAAGCCTCATGGAGCAGGGCCTCCAGCTCGGGACGCTTTCCCCCCAAGGCCAGCCGGAGCCGGGCGGTCTTGGGGGTGCGGGGGCTTACGGAGAGGAGGCGGAGCCGGGCCAGCTGGCCCAGGCGCTTCAAGACCTCCCCCAGGGGCAGGCCGGTGCGGGCGGAGAGGTCCAGGGGGCTGTCCGCCTCCTTCAGGGCGAGGAGGAGGGCCAGGGTCTCGGGGTCTAAGGTGGCCCGGGCGGCCCAAGGGGAGGGGGTGAGGCGGTCAAAGGGGCCCACCTCCACCCGCTCGTCCAAAAGCTGGACCGCCCGGAAAAGGTAGGCCTCCAGGGGGGCCTCGAGGGTGGTGCGGGAGGCCCGCACCGAGAGGAGGAAGCGGAAGGCCCCCTCCTTCCTAAGGAGGATCTCCAAGAAGGCCTCCGGCCCCTCCTTCTCCCCCAGGTGGGCGTGCACCGGCCGCCCCTTTTCCAGGTAGACCTCCCCCTCCACGGGCCCCGAGGGGCGAAAGAGGAGCTGGAAAACCCCCGTCTTTCCCCCCTGGGCCAGAAGCTGGAGGAGGTCGATGGGCCCAAGAAGCCGGAAGTCTCCCTCCACCCCCTTAGGATACGCAGGCGGAAAGGGCGCGCCTTAAGGCGGGAAGGTAGCCCGCCCCGAAGAAATGCACGTGGGCCAGGAGGTAGTAGATCTGGTAGCAGGAAAGGGCCCGCCGCACCGCCTGGGGGATGGGGTAAAGGGCCTCGTAGGCCCGCCAGAAGGCCTCCGGAAAGCCCCCGAAAAGGCGCATCATGGCCAGGTCCACCCCCCTTTCCCCCACGAAGGGGGAGGGGTCCAAAAGGGCAGGCCCCCCCTGGGCGAAGTGCACGTTCCCCCGCCACAGGTCCCCGTGGAGGAGGACGGGCCCCTCGGTGGGAAGGGGCTTCTGGAAGGCCCGCTCCACCTCCTGGGCTAGAGCCCCCAGGAGGGGCCTCGTGGCCTCCAGGAAGGGCAGGACCCGCGCCTCAAAGAAGAAGGCCCTCCAATCCCTCCCCTCCCCCCCAGGGAGGGGAAAGGTGCCGAGGAAGCCCGGCTCGGCCCTATACCCTTCCCGCCGGGCGCGGTGGAGCCGGGCCAGGGCGTGGGCCAGGGCCTCCCAGTCCTCCGGGCCCGGAGGGAGGTATTCCAAAATAAGCCCCTCCTCCCCC contains these protein-coding regions:
- a CDS encoding pseudouridine-5'-phosphate glycosidase, which codes for MPEALVALESALLTHGLPYPLNLETALALEEAVRAEGAIPRTIALVEGAVRVGLEEEEMARLAQGGAEKASLWNLAALALQGKSAGTTVAATVHLAHRHGIPVFATGGIGGVHPEPFDESADLVALARTPILVVASGPKAILDLEATLERLETLGVSVVGYRTDRLPAFYSPDSPYPLPARVETPLEAALLLQKARALGLGAVLLLNPVSQGLPYGEVAGWVEEANRMAAREGIRGKALTPYLLRRLSELSGGETDRVNRRLLLENARLAARVSLALSGLE
- a CDS encoding RodZ domain-containing protein, which translates into the protein MCELGVRLKEAREAKGLSLKEAAQALSLKVKVLEALEACRFEELPEPPLAKGYLRRYALFLGLDPEPLLALYPAKPQEPPPAPSPRRGFPLWPFLLLGLLALGGAFLLRPKPAPVVEVPEAPPPTPRRHVLRLETEPPGARAYLDGFYLGQTPLATPPLEGGRRVLRLELPGYEPLEETLALERDLALRFTLKPLPAPRAEGEEAASPPPGEGGLVLRLEGRSWLRVTQGERRLYEGIPEVGAELSFPLPVEVRAGNPAAVRVFLGGRDLGPMGEAGRPVTRRFEAPSR
- a CDS encoding fructosamine kinase family protein, with the translated sequence MDLLERAGLPPYPLEPLSGGDIARVYRAGPYVLKLHPHPPPGFFPAEARGLRALEEAGVRVPRVYWVGEEGLILEYLPPGPEDWEALAHALARLHRARREGYRAEPGFLGTFPLPGGEGRDWRAFFFEARVLPFLEATRPLLGALAQEVERAFQKPLPTEGPVLLHGDLWRGNVHFAQGGPALLDPSPFVGERGVDLAMMRLFGGFPEAFWRAYEALYPIPQAVRRALSCYQIYYLLAHVHFFGAGYLPALRRALSACVS
- a CDS encoding DUF4388 domain-containing protein — encoded protein: MEGDFRLLGPIDLLQLLAQGGKTGVFQLLFRPSGPVEGEVYLEKGRPVHAHLGEKEGPEAFLEILLRKEGAFRFLLSVRASRTTLEAPLEAYLFRAVQLLDERVEVGPFDRLTPSPWAARATLDPETLALLLALKEADSPLDLSARTGLPLGEVLKRLGQLARLRLLSVSPRTPKTARLRLALGGKRPELEALLHEAWKAHFGPFRRVWVKAGERLFPLEVHPRPGLGVELFLPPEHLLFHGLRVGEEVLVWPEV
- the rimO gene encoding 30S ribosomal protein S12 methylthiotransferase RimO, producing the protein MAKIGFVSLGCPKALVDSEQILSRLKALGYETSPTYEEAELVVVNTCGFITPAIEESLEAIGEALKENGKVVVTGCLGARPEVIRAKHPEVLEVTGPGEVERVLEAVQRVLPPKRDPLLDLIPPQVKLTPRHYAYVKISEGCNHRCSFCIIPKLRGGLRSRDAAEVLSEAARLVATGTKELLLIAQDLSAYGADLGHRPSFWGDRLVRAHLTDLLSAMGELGAWIRLHYVYPYPHVREILPLMAEGKVLPYLDVPLQHASPRILRLMRRPGGAESHLKTLEEWRRVVPHLAVRSSFIVGFPGETEEDFQILLDFLKEARLDRVGVFTYSEVEGAEANALPGPVPEEVKEERRARLMALQERISLEKNRALVGSVLEVLVDELPEPGLAVGRTYRDAPGIDGVVYVETDGTVRVGERIPVRITRAEVHDLHGVQV
- a CDS encoding TrkH family potassium uptake protein; this encodes MKSWPVSSPRGGFRAALYLLGVTAQGFGLLFLLFGFLALALQEEASGFFWAALLGFLLGRGFALFGHPQAQPNRAEVLLSVGLLWLFVPLLGALPFALSGGLSYLDALFEAVSGFTTTGATVLTEEFSTWGKSLFLYRALAQWMGGIGIVVLFVAVLPQLRVAGRQAFFAESTGVEKDRLTPRLRHTAQAVLRVYVLLTLLAFLAYGFAGMPWFEALANALTTLPAGGFSPNPQSFAQYTPLAQWLGTLFMFLAGVNFLLQYRLLFGREVRPILKDAEFRAYAVLVLVSALFLALYLYTHHLYGLEPSLRHAFFQVVSIVTTTGFASVDFAQWVVPAQAILVLLMFVGGSAGSGAGGVKVVRWLVLFGFLRREITRTLHPQAVLPLRLGGRSLGEEVLRQVSVFVFLYTLLFATSTLFLALLEGDFVVAFTASAQAIGNIGPGLGPVGPMGSYAELSPLSKVILILEMWAGRIELLPAFLLFTPELWRRVKV
- the trkA gene encoding Trk system potassium transporter TrkA; translation: MYIVIAGGGEVGGELARTLEKAHEVVVIDRNPQARDRLAHLDVKVVVGGATDPDTLREAGVERADLFIASTDSDEVNLLASLLAKGLGAKAALCFVGKGGYVDVLADPRTAEILGTRIDKVLWPQRALAREIVEVILVPEAVDVELLAGGRLRFVEYRVKPGGPYAHRLLSGLEWPEGVLVAGVVRGQAFLSPVHPAYSELILEPGDKILFVATPAAFPELEAYFSTGRGVRRVMVIGGGNVGYMVARELTSRRVETVVIEPSRERCEWLAEELPGALVIQGDGTDLELLQAEQMAEADAVVAVTDNDEKNLLASLLAKQLGVRKVITRVSRSETRWLFEQVGIDLPLTPRQAAVRAVLDWMGPEEVEHVSTMEESIELLEVELPEDFAPKALEALARPNAMPVGLERDHRVMLYRPDLEALPGDRVYLVAAREVADEVVARLVA